AGGCGTCCGCATCAACCCAGATCTGCATTACGCCTCCTCCTGCAGCCAGTCGCGCACCGGCAGGAAATCGCGGTACAGCAGCGCTTCCGGGCTGCCTTCTTCCGGCTGGTAGCCGTATTCCCAGCGTACCAGCGGCGGCATCGACATCAGGATCGACTCGGTGCGCCCGCCGGTCTGCAGGCCGAACAGCGTGCCGCGATCCCACACCAGATTGAACTCGACGTAGCGGCCGCGGCGGTACAGCTGAAACGCACGCTCTTTCTCGCCCCAGCTCAGGGTTTTGCGCTTCGCCACGATCGGCAGATAGGCATCGAGGAAACCGTTGCCGACCGCGCGAGTAAAGGCAAAGCAGTGCTCAAAGTCCGGGCTGTTCAGATCGTCGAAGAACAGCCCGCCGATGCCGCGCGCTTCATTGCGGTGTTTGATAAAGAAATAGTCGTCGCACCACTTCTTATAGCGGGGATAGACCTCGTCGCCGAACGGCGCACACAGCTGCTGGGCGGTACGGTGCCAGTGCACCGCGTCCTCTTTGAAGCCGTAATAGGGGGTTAAATCGAAACCGCCGCCGAACCACCATACCGGCGCTTCGC
The nucleotide sequence above comes from Serratia rhizosphaerae. Encoded proteins:
- the hemF gene encoding oxygen-dependent coproporphyrinogen oxidase; amino-acid sequence: MSSPDIAEVKSFLLALQDRICEQLAQADGGGAFVEDNWTRAEGGGGRSRVLTEGAVFEQAGVNFSHVSGAMLPASATAHRPELAGRSFQAMGVSLVIHPLNPYIPTSHANVRFFIAEKPGEAPVWWFGGGFDLTPYYGFKEDAVHWHRTAQQLCAPFGDEVYPRYKKWCDDYFFIKHRNEARGIGGLFFDDLNSPDFEHCFAFTRAVGNGFLDAYLPIVAKRKTLSWGEKERAFQLYRRGRYVEFNLVWDRGTLFGLQTGGRTESILMSMPPLVRWEYGYQPEEGSPEALLYRDFLPVRDWLQEEA